A DNA window from Paraburkholderia hospita contains the following coding sequences:
- a CDS encoding FAD binding domain-containing protein: protein MRSLQKQRAVVIGGSLGGLFSATTLRAAGWNVDMFETSSNQLESRGGGIVLQPDVLDALRFADVALPDPPGVMSGERIYLDREDNHVEQLFMPQMQTSWSLLYRAMKNALPAEAVHAGETFVDFRIEGEQVVAQFESGCEEQADLLIGADGMRSTLRRRLLPEIVPAYAGYVAWRGLVSEPDLPLHAADTLRDRFTFQQGHEHSALAYLIPGEGDSTTVGDRRWNWVWYRKYGSEKLEQLLVDRHGVERSFSLPPGATKSDDVKQLRQDAKMLLGPTFRSLVDATEEPFMQPIVDLRAPKMVFGRVVLIGDAASVPRPHTAGSTAKAAANAHALALALSSTWQAGSTIDPILKRWQNQQLQRGKLMTDLGISLGDRLMNIAR from the coding sequence ATGAGATCACTTCAAAAACAGCGTGCCGTCGTGATCGGCGGCTCTCTCGGCGGACTGTTCTCTGCCACAACCCTGCGGGCGGCCGGTTGGAACGTCGACATGTTCGAAACCTCATCGAATCAGCTCGAGAGCCGCGGCGGCGGCATCGTCCTTCAACCAGACGTTCTGGATGCACTTCGGTTTGCCGACGTCGCATTGCCCGATCCTCCAGGCGTTATGTCGGGCGAACGCATCTATCTGGACCGCGAAGACAACCACGTCGAACAGTTGTTCATGCCGCAGATGCAGACCTCGTGGAGCCTGCTGTACCGGGCCATGAAAAATGCGCTGCCTGCGGAGGCCGTACATGCGGGTGAAACCTTTGTCGATTTCCGGATCGAGGGTGAACAAGTCGTCGCGCAGTTCGAAAGCGGGTGCGAGGAGCAGGCCGATCTGCTGATCGGCGCCGACGGCATGCGGTCGACACTCAGGCGGAGGTTATTGCCCGAGATCGTGCCGGCCTACGCAGGCTATGTAGCGTGGCGCGGACTCGTTTCCGAACCCGATCTGCCGCTGCATGCAGCGGACACGCTGCGTGACCGTTTTACTTTTCAGCAGGGCCATGAGCACTCGGCGCTCGCCTATCTGATTCCGGGTGAAGGCGACTCGACCACGGTCGGCGACCGCCGCTGGAACTGGGTGTGGTACCGCAAGTACGGCAGCGAAAAACTCGAGCAGCTTCTAGTCGATCGTCACGGCGTTGAGCGCTCATTCTCGCTACCACCGGGCGCAACCAAGAGTGACGATGTCAAACAGCTTCGACAAGACGCGAAAATGCTGCTTGGGCCGACGTTTCGCTCTCTGGTCGATGCGACCGAAGAACCGTTCATGCAGCCGATTGTCGATCTGCGTGCGCCGAAGATGGTGTTCGGCAGAGTCGTGCTGATCGGCGACGCAGCATCGGTTCCGCGTCCGCACACGGCGGGCAGTACCGCGAAGGCCGCAGCCAATGCACATGCCCTCGCACTTGCGTTGTCTTCGACTTGGCAGGCCGGTTCGACAATCGATCCCATACTCAAGCGTTGGCAAAACCAGCAGTTGCAACGCGGCAAGCTAATGACCGATTTGGGCATTTCGCTCGGCGACCGATTGATGAACATCGCCCGTTGA
- a CDS encoding Dps family protein has protein sequence MKHALEAAARRAAPLKTPTRLTEEATRDIAAALTTLLADVFAVYLKTKNFHWHMSGPYFRDYHLLLDDQSDQIFATTDPIAERARKLGGKTLHSTGQITRLQRILDNDAVFVTPSDMLAELREDNLALASYMRETHSLCGEYGDVATASLLENWIDEAEQRVWFLFESGRHA, from the coding sequence ATGAAACACGCACTTGAAGCAGCAGCCCGTCGAGCAGCCCCACTTAAAACGCCGACCCGGCTCACAGAAGAGGCGACCCGCGATATCGCCGCCGCCTTGACTACCTTGCTTGCCGACGTGTTCGCGGTGTATCTGAAGACGAAGAACTTCCACTGGCATATGTCGGGGCCGTACTTCCGTGACTATCACCTGCTCCTCGACGATCAGTCTGACCAGATATTCGCAACGACGGACCCAATCGCGGAACGCGCACGCAAATTAGGCGGCAAGACGCTGCACTCCACAGGCCAGATCACGAGGCTGCAACGAATTCTCGACAATGACGCGGTCTTCGTTACGCCTAGCGACATGCTGGCCGAATTGCGCGAGGACAACTTGGCGCTCGCCAGTTACATGCGTGAGACGCATTCTCTGTGCGGTGAATACGGCGATGTCGCGACGGCGAGTCTGCTCGAAAACTGGATCGACGAAGCAGAACAACGCGTGTGGTTCCTGTTCGAATCGGGACGTCACGCATAA
- a CDS encoding glyoxalase — protein sequence MLKSIHRFRQIGLLSAAVLIGLTPVSSAFADAGPTEVSNGKPALTGKHPDVSVGAQYDTTHVYVASADLDAFVNSFLATFGGKASPRAVFTVTPTPSRTASQYVQTPVGMLSVFGFETPIPYPFGDERTGYLVTDIDQAVKAARAAGADVLVDTFDDPIGKDAVIQWPGGLTMQLYWHTQAPNYGPLQSVPDNRVYVSRDAANNFVRRWLRFSHGKVVSDNPRADAGVIGRPGETIREIRINSGFGRMVIFVTDGKLPFPFGRETTGYAVDNLEQTLERAQGAGAKVLYPAYGHGADRTAVVEFPGGYIAEVHDRQ from the coding sequence ATGCTCAAGTCGATTCATCGATTCCGCCAGATTGGCCTGCTGTCCGCTGCGGTACTGATTGGGCTGACGCCTGTATCATCCGCATTCGCTGACGCCGGGCCAACGGAAGTGTCGAACGGCAAACCTGCGCTCACTGGGAAACACCCCGACGTATCGGTGGGCGCGCAGTACGACACCACTCACGTATATGTCGCTTCGGCCGATCTTGATGCATTCGTGAACAGTTTCCTTGCGACGTTCGGTGGAAAGGCTTCGCCGCGCGCAGTGTTCACGGTGACGCCCACACCGAGCAGGACGGCATCGCAGTATGTGCAGACACCGGTCGGCATGCTCTCAGTGTTCGGGTTCGAAACGCCGATTCCATATCCGTTTGGTGATGAGCGAACCGGTTACCTGGTCACCGATATCGATCAGGCGGTGAAGGCGGCACGTGCGGCGGGCGCCGATGTACTTGTCGACACGTTCGATGATCCGATTGGCAAGGACGCGGTCATTCAATGGCCGGGTGGCTTGACGATGCAATTGTATTGGCACACCCAAGCCCCCAACTATGGGCCGTTGCAAAGTGTACCGGACAACCGCGTGTACGTGTCGCGGGATGCAGCGAACAACTTCGTTCGCCGCTGGCTGCGATTCTCGCACGGTAAGGTGGTGTCGGACAATCCGCGCGCGGACGCCGGTGTGATCGGCCGGCCGGGCGAGACGATTCGCGAAATCCGGATCAACTCGGGCTTCGGTCGCATGGTGATATTCGTCACTGACGGCAAGCTGCCATTCCCGTTCGGGCGTGAAACGACGGGCTATGCGGTCGATAATCTCGAGCAGACGCTCGAACGTGCGCAAGGGGCCGGCGCGAAAGTACTGTATCCGGCGTACGGCCACGGGGCGGACAGGACTGCCGTCGTCGAATTCCCGGGCGGCTACATCGCCGAAGTTCATGATCGTCAATGA
- a CDS encoding mechanosensitive ion channel family protein produces MPTLTDGVLFGLVILVLDFLAWRFTSHKSDQTRLAFRALMFGLSSYVLFSYGMNPLRAAPWQDEPPRHLLAQLLEVVWWLQGARLATIVLDRTVLPATWHKERLFQDVLGALVFLAAGVGAIAFVLQLPVRGLLATSGALAVVLGLAIQSTLNDVFSGVVLNATQPFRLGDWITIGEVEGKVVESNWRATSLLNGQGNIVMIPNSVAARTNIVNANEPSHTHGISVVLPVKPSIRPSIVLEALANAAASSEDVLSEPKPLVSVRHATNDAIEYEIVCYVDALRKKIDVRNDLFDLAHRHLLSHGVVLRPLSVPEPAVERADEKHRLLRSVTIFQNLDDDEILELETKLTMHKIDAGDTIYTAADESGHELHILARGVAKVIVPKDGVEIELRRLAPGDSVGQSGILAGLRTDVVVRALTRVTVFRLDKTALTPILARRPEVEKEMCRLLSEHHQTEKLLLASPANVDGSSGGLLQWIRDGVRRFHALTL; encoded by the coding sequence ATGCCGACCTTGACCGACGGTGTGCTGTTCGGGCTGGTCATTCTGGTCCTCGATTTTCTCGCATGGCGTTTCACGAGCCACAAGAGTGACCAGACCCGGCTCGCTTTTCGCGCGCTAATGTTTGGTCTGTCGAGCTACGTGCTGTTCAGCTACGGCATGAATCCACTGCGCGCGGCGCCTTGGCAGGACGAGCCGCCGCGCCATCTGCTCGCGCAATTGCTGGAAGTTGTGTGGTGGCTGCAAGGCGCACGTCTCGCGACGATCGTGCTGGATCGCACGGTGCTGCCGGCGACCTGGCACAAGGAGCGCCTGTTTCAGGACGTGCTGGGCGCGCTGGTGTTTCTGGCGGCCGGTGTCGGTGCGATTGCCTTCGTCTTGCAATTGCCAGTGCGCGGGTTGCTCGCGACGTCAGGCGCGCTCGCCGTCGTGCTCGGTCTAGCGATTCAGAGCACGCTTAACGACGTGTTTTCCGGTGTCGTGCTGAATGCGACGCAGCCGTTCCGATTAGGCGACTGGATCACGATCGGCGAAGTAGAAGGGAAAGTTGTGGAGAGCAACTGGCGCGCGACGAGTCTGCTCAACGGGCAGGGCAATATTGTCATGATTCCCAACAGCGTGGCGGCACGTACCAATATTGTCAACGCAAATGAACCGTCGCATACGCATGGCATCAGCGTCGTGCTGCCTGTCAAGCCGTCAATCCGGCCGTCGATCGTATTGGAAGCGCTCGCCAATGCTGCCGCCAGTTCCGAAGATGTCCTGAGCGAGCCCAAGCCGCTCGTAAGCGTACGCCATGCGACCAACGACGCGATCGAGTACGAAATAGTTTGCTACGTCGATGCATTACGAAAAAAAATCGACGTGCGCAACGATCTGTTCGATCTTGCGCACCGCCACCTGCTTTCACATGGAGTCGTGCTTCGACCGCTTTCGGTGCCGGAGCCTGCTGTTGAGCGGGCGGATGAAAAACATCGCTTGCTGCGTAGTGTGACGATTTTTCAGAACCTCGACGATGACGAAATATTGGAACTCGAGACGAAGTTGACCATGCACAAGATCGATGCCGGGGACACCATCTACACGGCGGCGGATGAGAGCGGTCACGAGCTTCATATTCTGGCGCGAGGCGTAGCGAAAGTGATCGTACCGAAAGACGGCGTCGAGATTGAACTTCGGAGGCTCGCTCCCGGCGACTCGGTCGGTCAGTCGGGCATCCTTGCTGGCCTTAGAACCGACGTGGTTGTACGGGCACTTACCCGCGTCACTGTCTTCCGGCTCGACAAGACAGCATTGACACCGATCCTCGCACGGCGCCCCGAGGTGGAAAAGGAAATGTGCCGTTTGCTTTCCGAGCATCATCAAACCGAAAAGTTACTGCTCGCATCACCGGCCAATGTCGATGGAAGTTCAGGAGGGTTGCTGCAATGGATTCGCGATGGTGTGCGGCGATTCCATGCACTGACACTCTGA
- a CDS encoding hydrolase, producing the protein MANPKLEVLTPANSQIIFIDQQPQMAFGVQSIDRQALKNNVVGLAKAAKVFNIPTTITSVESESFSGYTYPELLDVFPDHKVLERTSMNSWDDQKVRDSLAAAGRKKVVVAGLWTEVCNNTFALCAMDEGDYEIYMVADASGGTSKEAHDYAMQRMIQAGVVPVTWQQVLLEWQRDWAHKETYDAVMKIAKEHSGAYGMGVDYAYTMVHKAAQRTAQQHEILAPVPAKVK; encoded by the coding sequence ATGGCAAATCCGAAACTCGAAGTCCTGACGCCTGCAAACTCGCAGATCATCTTTATCGACCAGCAGCCGCAAATGGCCTTCGGTGTCCAGTCGATCGACCGCCAGGCACTGAAGAACAACGTGGTCGGTCTCGCGAAGGCTGCGAAGGTGTTCAACATTCCGACCACGATCACGTCGGTGGAATCAGAAAGCTTCTCGGGCTATACGTACCCCGAACTACTGGACGTGTTCCCGGATCACAAGGTGCTCGAACGCACCTCGATGAATTCGTGGGACGACCAGAAGGTCCGTGACTCGCTGGCTGCCGCTGGCCGCAAGAAGGTCGTTGTGGCCGGCCTGTGGACCGAGGTCTGCAACAACACGTTCGCGCTGTGTGCGATGGACGAAGGCGACTACGAGATCTACATGGTCGCCGACGCCTCGGGCGGCACCTCGAAGGAAGCCCACGACTACGCGATGCAACGCATGATTCAGGCCGGCGTGGTGCCGGTCACGTGGCAACAGGTGCTGCTCGAATGGCAACGCGACTGGGCGCACAAAGAGACGTATGACGCGGTCATGAAGATCGCCAAAGAACACTCGGGCGCGTACGGGATGGGCGTGGACTACGCGTACACGATGGTGCACAAGGCTGCTCAGCGTACGGCTCAGCAGCACGAAATCCTGGCGCCGGTGCCGGCTAAGGTGAAGTAA
- a CDS encoding HD domain-containing protein — MRKTIAGVNIPDSAMAREATDQIRDIESQLMFHHAQRAFLFAALTGYRKRLTFDAELLYVGAMFHNVGLNVKSQHSPCRFEVDGANAACAFLRQHGAAESSIQEVWEAIALHTTPGIPEHMSPLVALVSAGVQMDVRGARYDEFTAQQRDEIVQAYPRESSFKKKIIEAYARGMEHRPETTFGTVNADVLDRWDPNYRRLNFCGLILGSDWPN; from the coding sequence ATGAGGAAAACCATTGCGGGTGTCAATATTCCTGACAGTGCGATGGCCCGGGAGGCGACCGATCAAATCCGGGACATAGAGTCTCAATTGATGTTCCATCACGCCCAAAGAGCATTTCTATTTGCTGCGCTGACCGGCTACCGCAAGAGGCTGACGTTTGATGCGGAGCTGCTTTATGTCGGCGCGATGTTTCACAACGTCGGCCTGAACGTGAAGAGCCAGCATTCTCCATGTCGGTTTGAAGTCGATGGCGCCAACGCGGCATGTGCATTTCTGCGGCAGCACGGCGCTGCAGAGAGCTCGATCCAAGAGGTGTGGGAGGCAATTGCATTACATACGACGCCGGGCATCCCCGAGCATATGTCTCCACTCGTCGCTCTGGTCAGCGCCGGGGTGCAGATGGATGTTCGAGGCGCCCGCTACGACGAATTTACGGCGCAGCAGCGCGACGAAATTGTGCAGGCCTATCCGCGTGAGTCCAGCTTCAAGAAGAAGATCATTGAGGCGTATGCACGTGGTATGGAGCATCGGCCTGAGACGACGTTCGGTACGGTGAACGCCGACGTTCTGGATCGGTGGGATCCGAACTATCGCCGGTTGAATTTCTGTGGACTGATACTCGGATCGGACTGGCCAAATTAA
- a CDS encoding amidohydrolase encodes MTSNTSAPTPAEVVFFNGKIATQDDKRSFADSVAVANGRIVAAGSRDAVMRHVSDGTRQVDLKGRTVIPGLNDSHLHIIRGGLNFNMELRWDGVPSLADALEMLRKQVARTPAPQWVRVVGGWNEFQFAERRGPTLEEINAIAPDTPVFILHLYDSALLNAAALRAVGYTKDTPNPPGGEIQRDKRGNPTGMLIARPNAGLLYATLAKGPKLGLEDQRNSTRHFMRELNRLGVTSAIDAGGGYQAYPDDYAVIMDMAKRSELTVRIAYNLFTQNAKNEIEDFAKWVKMTKPGEGDDFLRVNGAGEMLVFSAADFEDFLEPRPDLPDSLETELEAVVKLLVANRWPFRLHATYNESIERFLNVFERVNAEIPFNGLRWFFDHCETITQKNIERVRALGGGIAIQHRMAYQGEYFIHQYGDEAVKRTPPIRHMLDAGLPVGAGTDATRVASFNPFVSLYWMVSGKTVGGTAMYASENKLDRMEALRRYTVGSAWFSNEEERKGALVPGQFADFAVLSEDYFTIDESRIKFLTSNMTVVGGKVVYADDEFAPLAPPDLPVSPSWSPVAEFGGYSRYKPTAVACVDGCVNLCGVHAHAHGWAWRKNVPVSDSNGFWGALGCSCFAF; translated from the coding sequence ATGACTTCCAACACTTCCGCGCCGACGCCGGCCGAAGTTGTCTTTTTCAACGGCAAGATTGCCACGCAGGACGACAAGCGTTCCTTCGCCGACTCGGTCGCCGTTGCGAACGGTCGCATCGTCGCCGCGGGTTCGCGCGATGCCGTGATGCGTCACGTGAGCGATGGCACCCGGCAGGTCGACCTCAAAGGCCGCACGGTCATTCCCGGTCTGAACGACTCGCATCTGCACATCATTCGCGGCGGTCTGAACTTCAATATGGAGTTGCGCTGGGACGGCGTGCCGTCGCTGGCGGACGCGCTCGAGATGTTGCGCAAGCAGGTGGCCCGCACGCCGGCGCCCCAATGGGTGCGCGTGGTGGGCGGCTGGAACGAATTCCAGTTCGCAGAGCGGCGCGGCCCGACGCTCGAAGAGATCAATGCGATCGCACCGGATACGCCGGTGTTCATCTTGCATCTGTACGACAGCGCGTTGCTGAACGCTGCAGCCTTGCGCGCGGTGGGCTACACCAAAGACACCCCCAACCCTCCCGGCGGCGAGATCCAGCGCGACAAGCGCGGCAATCCGACGGGCATGCTGATCGCCCGACCGAATGCCGGTCTCCTGTACGCGACGCTCGCGAAGGGTCCGAAGCTCGGGCTGGAAGATCAGCGCAATTCCACCCGTCACTTCATGCGCGAGCTGAACCGTCTCGGCGTGACGAGCGCGATCGACGCTGGCGGCGGCTACCAGGCTTATCCCGACGACTACGCCGTGATCATGGACATGGCCAAGCGCAGTGAGCTGACTGTACGTATCGCGTATAACCTCTTCACCCAGAACGCGAAGAACGAAATTGAAGACTTCGCGAAGTGGGTCAAGATGACCAAGCCGGGCGAAGGCGACGATTTTCTGCGCGTGAACGGCGCCGGCGAAATGCTGGTGTTCTCTGCTGCGGATTTCGAAGATTTTCTTGAGCCACGCCCCGACCTTCCCGACTCGCTGGAAACCGAACTGGAAGCCGTCGTCAAGCTGCTGGTGGCGAACCGCTGGCCGTTCCGTCTGCATGCGACCTACAACGAATCGATCGAACGCTTCCTGAACGTGTTCGAACGCGTGAACGCCGAGATTCCGTTCAACGGGCTCCGCTGGTTTTTCGACCACTGCGAGACCATCACGCAGAAAAACATCGAGCGCGTGCGTGCGCTCGGCGGCGGCATTGCGATCCAGCATCGTATGGCGTATCAGGGCGAATACTTCATTCATCAATACGGCGATGAGGCGGTGAAGCGCACGCCGCCGATCCGCCACATGCTCGATGCCGGCCTGCCGGTCGGCGCGGGTACGGATGCAACACGCGTTGCGAGTTTCAACCCGTTTGTGTCGCTGTACTGGATGGTGTCGGGCAAGACGGTCGGTGGCACCGCGATGTACGCGAGCGAGAACAAGCTCGATCGCATGGAAGCACTGCGCCGCTACACCGTGGGAAGCGCGTGGTTCTCGAACGAAGAGGAGCGCAAGGGCGCGCTGGTTCCCGGTCAGTTCGCGGACTTCGCGGTGTTGAGCGAAGATTACTTCACTATCGACGAAAGCCGCATCAAGTTTCTCACTTCGAACATGACCGTGGTGGGTGGCAAGGTGGTGTACGCGGACGACGAATTCGCGCCGCTTGCGCCGCCGGATCTGCCGGTCAGTCCGTCGTGGTCGCCGGTGGCGGAGTTCGGCGGTTATAGCCGCTATAAACCGACTGCGGTGGCCTGTGTGGACGGCTGCGTGAACCTGTGTGGCGTGCATGCGCACGCGCACGGCTGGGCGTGGCGCAAGAACGTGCCGGTCAGCGATTCGAACGGTTTCTGGGGCGCACTGGGATGTAGCTGTTTCGCGTTCTGA
- a CDS encoding DsbA family oxidoreductase, translating to MRAIQVEIHYDFICPWCWIGQRNLAVALAAPGIGETVPVHYVPFELNPSMPVEGMDRRGYRTRKFGSWARSQSMDAQVTAAGLTAGVEFHYDKVLRTPNTRLAHRLMQFAQSLDEPKKTTALYHGICAAYFSEGRDIGALDTLIAIATEHAFDADGVRSYLLSASGNAEIEVQGGGANRLGIHSVPTIVIAGDIISGAQPPSVFINALRSAVERRAA from the coding sequence ATGCGAGCCATTCAGGTTGAGATCCACTACGACTTTATTTGCCCGTGGTGCTGGATCGGCCAACGGAATCTCGCGGTAGCACTCGCCGCACCAGGCATCGGCGAGACTGTACCGGTCCACTACGTGCCGTTCGAGTTGAATCCGTCGATGCCTGTCGAAGGCATGGACAGGCGCGGCTATCGAACTCGCAAATTCGGCAGTTGGGCTCGTTCGCAAAGCATGGACGCGCAGGTCACGGCCGCCGGTCTGACAGCCGGTGTGGAGTTCCACTACGACAAGGTACTCCGTACACCGAATACGCGTCTTGCGCATCGTCTGATGCAGTTCGCGCAGAGCCTTGACGAACCGAAAAAGACCACGGCGCTTTATCACGGCATCTGCGCCGCCTATTTCTCGGAAGGCCGCGATATAGGTGCGCTCGACACGCTGATCGCTATCGCCACCGAGCACGCTTTCGATGCAGACGGAGTTCGCTCCTATCTGCTCTCCGCCTCCGGCAATGCGGAAATCGAAGTGCAGGGTGGTGGTGCGAACCGGCTCGGCATCCACTCGGTTCCCACCATTGTGATTGCCGGCGATATCATCAGCGGCGCTCAGCCGCCCAGCGTCTTTATCAATGCGCTGCGCTCAGCCGTGGAGCGGAGGGCGGCATGA
- a CDS encoding YoaK family protein: MKKHEDTILALIAGYVDTVGFVALFGLFTAHVTGNFVLIGAGLAGVGQGMLLKLLAFPSFIIGIALSSVIFKFLERTLSAHAASALYLFQGTLLVLFLITGLIATPITNSNASMVLICGVLGTMAMGVQNARSRLLQVSGLPNTVMTGNVTQIVLDAIELTHRGTAGEHGQKVRDRLGSTLTAMSSFAIGAICGAMAYVSFSFLAIALPVTMLMFLAWKQWTVEESR, encoded by the coding sequence GTGAAAAAACACGAAGACACGATTCTTGCGCTGATTGCGGGTTACGTCGACACCGTTGGGTTCGTCGCGTTATTTGGCCTGTTCACCGCCCATGTGACCGGCAACTTCGTGTTGATCGGCGCGGGACTTGCCGGTGTGGGACAGGGCATGCTGCTGAAACTACTGGCGTTTCCGTCTTTTATCATCGGCATCGCATTGAGTAGCGTGATTTTCAAGTTCCTCGAACGTACCCTCTCGGCCCATGCTGCGAGTGCGTTGTATCTGTTTCAGGGGACGCTGCTCGTGTTGTTCCTTATAACCGGCTTGATTGCGACACCGATAACGAATTCAAACGCATCGATGGTGCTGATATGCGGCGTACTGGGAACCATGGCGATGGGCGTGCAAAACGCGCGCAGCAGGTTGCTGCAGGTGAGCGGCTTGCCGAATACGGTGATGACCGGAAACGTAACACAGATTGTGCTCGATGCAATTGAACTCACCCACAGGGGTACGGCGGGAGAGCATGGGCAAAAGGTGCGAGATCGTCTTGGATCAACCTTGACGGCGATGAGTAGCTTTGCCATCGGTGCGATTTGCGGCGCAATGGCCTATGTCAGTTTCTCGTTCCTCGCGATCGCGCTCCCGGTGACCATGTTGATGTTTCTCGCCTGGAAACAATGGACTGTCGAAGAGAGCCGATAG
- a CDS encoding alpha/beta fold hydrolase: MSTFTTSDGTQLYYKDWGTGQPIVLSHGWPLNADMWEYQMKFLADNGFRVIAHDRRGFGRSAQPWSGYDYDTFARDVSELIEALDLRDVILGGFSMGGGEVARYIGRFGTRRIAKAVLVSAVTPLMIRRDDHPEGMDPAIFDGIRAGLLNDRPKFLDEFGPLFMGSDQEGSKVTSQMLDWTLSLGLQGGLKGTWDCVAAFSETDFRPDLAKCDVPTLVVHGDADAVVSFDVTGKAAAALIKDSKLLVYAGAPHALYISHKDQLNQDLLDFARS; encoded by the coding sequence GTGAGTACTTTCACCACGTCCGATGGCACCCAGCTCTACTACAAAGATTGGGGTACGGGCCAGCCGATTGTCCTGAGTCATGGATGGCCGCTGAACGCCGACATGTGGGAATACCAGATGAAGTTTCTCGCCGACAACGGCTTTCGTGTTATCGCCCATGATCGTCGTGGTTTCGGACGGTCGGCTCAGCCGTGGTCGGGATACGACTACGACACCTTCGCGCGCGATGTCAGCGAGTTGATCGAGGCGCTGGATCTAAGAGACGTGATTCTCGGTGGGTTTTCGATGGGCGGCGGTGAAGTGGCGCGATACATCGGTCGCTTCGGCACGCGGCGCATCGCCAAGGCGGTGCTCGTCAGTGCTGTGACACCTTTGATGATCCGCCGTGACGACCATCCCGAGGGCATGGATCCAGCAATTTTTGACGGCATCCGTGCGGGACTGCTGAACGACCGGCCCAAGTTTCTCGACGAGTTTGGCCCGCTCTTTATGGGCAGCGATCAGGAAGGATCGAAAGTGACTAGCCAGATGCTCGATTGGACGTTGTCGCTTGGGCTTCAAGGTGGCCTGAAAGGCACCTGGGATTGCGTGGCAGCTTTCTCCGAAACAGACTTCAGACCGGATCTGGCGAAATGCGATGTGCCCACGCTGGTGGTCCACGGCGACGCCGACGCAGTAGTGAGCTTCGACGTGACTGGTAAGGCCGCTGCCGCGCTGATCAAGGATTCGAAGCTACTGGTCTATGCAGGTGCGCCGCATGCGCTTTACATCTCGCACAAAGATCAGCTCAACCAGGATCTGCTGGACTTCGCGCGGTCCTAA
- a CDS encoding DUF1427 family protein, which yields MGYVISLGVGFAVGLLYWLLKVQSPAPPLIALAGLLGMVLGEHAIPVVKAQLFAQTPTVQVVEQTKGAPVQKPVPGATKEGG from the coding sequence ATGGGCTACGTAATTTCATTAGGAGTCGGCTTCGCGGTCGGACTCCTCTATTGGCTTCTCAAGGTGCAATCACCCGCACCGCCGTTGATCGCGCTGGCTGGCCTGCTGGGCATGGTGTTGGGCGAGCACGCAATACCGGTCGTCAAGGCACAGCTCTTTGCGCAGACCCCGACCGTCCAGGTCGTGGAGCAGACGAAGGGTGCACCGGTGCAAAAACCTGTGCCAGGCGCAACGAAAGAGGGCGGTTGA